Proteins encoded within one genomic window of Chroicocephalus ridibundus chromosome 7, bChrRid1.1, whole genome shotgun sequence:
- the LOC134518349 gene encoding UDP-glucuronosyltransferase 1A1-like, which produces MTVMWRYQAYTGLILFLSFWSLAEGGKLLVVPQDGSHWLSMRVVLEKLQERGHEIVAVIPEATLLMKSSQSFSIKTYPVPYTQEFLDRFYHSIGERSFDNLSFLEKFTVLLSNISEMTSIFSSTCRHLLYDEELMKYLHDSKFDAIMVDPVLPCGPIIADHLSLPSVYFMRGLPCTLDYKATQCPSPLSYVPRTFMSSSDRMTFTERVKNLLVGFSENLFCYYFYLKYENLASEFLHREVTVLELFSKASIWLMRYDFVFEYPRPIMPNMVYIGGINCDQKKPLSKET; this is translated from the exons ATGACAGTTATGTGGAGGTACCAGGCATACACTGgacttattctttttctttctttctggagtTTGGCAGAAGGTGGGAAGCTCTTGGTTGTGCCTCAGGATGGAAGTCACTGGCTGAGCATGCGTGTGGTTCTAGAGAAACTCCAGGAGAGGGGGCACGAAATCGTTGCAGTGATTCCTGAAGCCACTTTGCTCATGAAAAGCTCACaatctttcagcatcaaaacataCCCTGTGCCTTACACACAGGAGTTTTTGGATAGATTCTACCATTCCATCGGTGAAAGAAGTTTTGATAACCTTTCTTTCCTAGAAAAATTTACAGTTTTACTCAGCAATATATCAGAAATGACCAGCATATTCTCTTCTACTTGTCGGCATCTCTTATATGATGAAGAACTAATGAAGTACCTCCATGACAGCAAATTTGATGCCATTATGGTGGATCCTGTGTTGCCCTGTGGACCAATTATTGCTGaccatctctctctcccttcagtGTACTTCATGCGTGGTCTGCCATGTACCTTAGACTACAAAGCCACACAGTGTCCCAGTCCTTTATCTTATGTGCCAAGGACTTTCATGTCCAGTTCAGACCGCATGACCTTTACGGAGCGTGTGAAGAACCTCCTGGTTGGGTTTTCAGAGAATttgttttgctattatttttatttaaaatatgagaaCTTAGCTTCTGAGTTTCTTCACAGAGAAGTAACAGTACTGGAACTGTTTAGCAAAGCATCCATCTGGCTGATGAGATATGACTTTGTTTTTGAGTATCCGCGTCCAATAATGCCAAATATGGTCTATATTGGTGGCATCAACTGTGACCAGAAGAAGCCGTTATCAAAG GAGACATGA